In one Bufo gargarizans isolate SCDJY-AF-19 chromosome 11, ASM1485885v1, whole genome shotgun sequence genomic region, the following are encoded:
- the LOC122921456 gene encoding trichohyalin-like — MANLLTAIRRIIDTFHCYSSRTAPCDKLDITAFQSLIETQFADVIEDSGDPHTIEAILHALDQNNDGEVDFKEFLELVAKVAVAYFEALRPQKGCRICAAQKGLLLQSSTSSKTSESNQKQNITQTQDSVQKEDPNQKQDETQKPDSLTRKQEPLTQKKDPNQKGDPTEKKDLTKKQDSTHKQDTTQKQGPNQKQDSTQKLESTQNQVPTQKHNLTQKQDSTQKQEPTRKQESNQKQDLNEKQDTTQKQDCSTQKQDPPQKQDSTHKHDSTQKQDPTKKQDLPLKQDATQKQDSTQKRDSTQKRDSTQKRDSTQKQDSTQQRDSTQQRDSTQKRDSTQKRDSTQKRDSTQKQDSTQKQDSTQKQDSTQKQDPNQKQGSTEKQDPTKKQESTQKQDSTQKQDLNLKQESTQKQEPTKEQDPTKKQEPTQKQDPTQKQDSTQKEELTQKQDPTQKQDPTQKQEPTQKQDSTPKQDSKQKPESTQKQDLTQKQDPTQKQDSTQKQDSTQKQDPTQKQEPTEKQESTQKQDPTQKQDPTQKQEPTQKQDSTPKQDSKQKPESTQKQDLTQKQDPTQKQDSTQKQDSTQKQDPTQKQEPTEKQESTQKQDPTPKQDPTPKQDPTPKQDPTPKQDPTPKQDPTPKQDPTPKQDQLQNKTQLQTRPNSKTRPNSKTRPNSKTRPNSKTRPNSETRPNSETRPNPKTRLNPKTRLNQETRLNQETRLYTKTRLTPKTRPNQKTRLNPKARLNPKARLNPKARLNSETRPNPKTRLNTET; from the exons atggcaaatCTCCTGACCGCTATTCGCAGGATCATCGACACCTTTCACTGTTACAGCAGCCGCACAGCTCCCTGTGACAAGCTGGACATCACCGCATTTCAGAGCCTCATTGAGACACAGTTTGCAGATGTAATTGAG GATTCTGGAGACCCACACACAATTGAAGCAATACTACATGCCCTTGATCAAAACAATGACGGTGAAGTGGACTTTAAAGAATTTCTGGAGCTTGTAGCAAAAGTTGCTGTTGCTTATTTTGAAGCACTGAGGCCCCAAAAAGGTTGTCGGATATGTGCAGCCCAAAAAGGGTTGTTGCTGCAATCATCAACATCATCAAAAACGTCTGAATCAAACCAGAAACAAAACATAACCCAGACACAAGACTCAGTCCAAAAAGAAGATCCAAACCAAAAACAAGATGAAACTCAGAAACCAGACTCCTTAACTCGGAAACAAGAACCCTTAACCCAGAAGAAAGATCCAAACCAAAAAGGAGATCCAACTGAGAAAAAAGATCTAACCAAAAAGCAAGACTCAACCCATAAACAAGACACAACACAGAAACAGGGTCCAAACCAGAAACAAGACTCAACCCAGAAACTAGAATCAACCCAAAATCAAGTTCCAACTCAGAAACATAATCTAACTCAGAAACAAGACTCAACCCAAAAACAGGAACCAACCAGAAAACAAGAATCAAACCAGAAACAGGACCTAAATGAAAAGCAAGATACAACCCAGAAACAAGACTGCTCAACTCAAAAACAAGATCCACCCCAGAAACAAGACTCAACCCATAAACATGACTCGACCCAAAAACAAGATCCAACAAAGAAACAAGACTTACCCCTGAAGCAAGATGCAACCCAGAAGCAAGACTCAACCCAGAAACGAGACTCAACCCAGAAACGAGACTCAACCCAGAAACGAGACTCAACCCAGAAACAAGACTCAACCCAGCAACGAGACTCAACCCAGCAACGAGACTCAACCCAGAAACGAGACTCAACCCAGAAACGAGACTCAACCCAGAAACGAGACTCAACCCAGAAACAAGACTCAACCCAGAAACAAGACTCAACCCAGAAACAAGACTCAACCCAGAAACAAGACCCAAACCAAAAACAAGGCTCAACAGAGAAACAAGACCCAACCAAGAAACAAGAATCAACCCAGAAACAAGACTCAACCCAAAAACAAGACTTAAACCTAAAACAAGAATCAACACAGAAACAAGAACCAACTAAGGAACAAGATCCAACTAAAAAACAAGAACCAACCCAGAAACAAGACCCAACCCAAAAACAAGACTCAACTCAGAAAGAAGAATTAACCCAGAAACAAGACCCAACTCAGAAACAAGACCCAACCCAGAAACAAGAACCAACCCAAAAACAAGACTCCACCCCAAAACAAGACTCAAAGCAGAAACCAGAATCAACTCAGAAACAAGACTTAACCCAAAAACAAGACCCAACCCAAAAACAAGACTCAACCCAAAAACAAGACTCAACGCAGAAACAAGACCCAACTCAGAAACAAGAACCAACTGAAAAACAAGAATCAACCCAGAAACAAGACCCAACTCAGAAACAAGACCCAACCCAGAAACAAGAACCAACCCAAAAACAAGACTCCACCCCAAAACAAGACTCAAAGCAGAAACCAGAATCAACTCAGAAACAAGACTTAACCCAAAAACAAGACCCAACCCAAAAACAAGACTCAACCCAAAAACAAGACTCAACGCAGAAACAAGACCCAACTCAGAAACAAGAACCAACTGAAAAACAAGAATCAACCCAGAAACAAGACCCAACTCCAAAACAAGACCCAACTCCAAAACAAGACCCAACTCCAAAACAAGACCCAACTCCAAAACAAGACCCAACTCCAAAACAAGACCCAACTCCAAAACAAGACCCAACTCCGAAACAAGACCAACTCCAAAACAAGACCCAACTCCAAACAAGACCCAACTCCAAAACAAGACCCAACTCCAAAACAAGACCCAACTCCAAAACAAGACCCAACTCCAAAACAAGACCCAACTCCGAAACAAGACCCAACTCAGAAACAAGACCTAACCCAAAAACAAGACTCAACCCAAAAACAAGACTCAACCAAGAAACAAGACTTAACCAAGAAACAAGACTCTACACAAAAACAAGACTCACCCCAAAAACAAGACCCAACCAAAAAACAAGACTCAACCCAAAAGCAAGACTCAACCCAAAAGCAAGACTCAACCCAAAAGCAAGACTCAACTCAGAAACAAGACCCAACCCAAAAACAAGACTCAACACAGAAACATGA